The Oncorhynchus clarkii lewisi isolate Uvic-CL-2024 chromosome 8, UVic_Ocla_1.0, whole genome shotgun sequence nucleotide sequence TTCCATATATTGATTTTTCAGATGCAGATCAAGGGAATGAAACGGGAGTGAGGAAGTACATGTTTTTCATTGGGATGCAGCCCAACACTGTCCAATCCCAGCACTCGAGGGAAGGGTTAGCGTAATTACGTAGCCTGTTAAACAAGTACGTTGACTAGCGAGCGGGAGATTTTAGTTCAAGCAATAAAAACTAGAGGTAAGTGGACGCTGTTATCTAACGTTTGGATAAATCCTATCCCATGAATTCTGGTTCGACATGAGCTAGCTACTATTTTGAGTTAAACATTTGGATGTAAGCCAAGTCACTCACAGACATGCCAGATCATGTAATTCAGTAGCTCAGCTGAACGAATTAGCCTAATAATGCTAGGTAACGCTACATTTCATGAATATCAGTCACATTCAAAGACTGTACAAGTCTCTAAACAAGAAATACAACACTTACTAGTAggtgaactagctagctaaatcttATTTCACTTAGTAAGTGAATAATTCTTTGATTACTAGATGCATGAACAGGCTGGAAAGGTCAACATCAACAACTTGACCAGCTAacgttactgtactgtactcaactgTTGGTTGCAATTTCCGGTTGTGTAACTTCTGTTGATAGTTAGAATAATTTCTTATTCCCGATCGGGGAAAAAATCCTGTCGTGATCAAGTGTGTTTCAGTAACTAACACAATGGAAAGTAATATTTGCCTCGCAGTTGTTTTCTCCTCAGTGAAAAATACTTGTTTACTAGCTATATAGAGTTATAACTCTTGCACCGTCAAAACGTTCTCCCCTTTGAAAGACATACCTCACCTGTCCATAAATCAAGATGGCTGTGAGGAGCGAGGCcagagtggaggtagaggaggaggagagctttGGACCACAGCTACTGAGCAGACTTGAGGTAGGTGTTGgtgcattttttaaatattttttttaacctttatttaactaagcaagtcagttaagaacaaattctcatttacaatgacggcctacatttGCAATGTTTCCTACACAGCAATGTGGCATCAGTGCCAGTGACATAAAGAAGCTGGAGGATGCAGGCTTCCACACCATTGAGGCAGTGGCCTATGCCCCCAAGAAGGAGCTGCTTAACATCAAGGGGATCAGTGAGGCCAAAGCAGACAAAGTTCTGGTTAGGTCACCTTCATTTTCCAATCTGAGTTTTTATTTTCTGCTCATTTTGGGTTGCCCACAGTTCACATTAGGTCTGATATTATGACTGTGGCTGATCTTCCTCTATGGTATTTTCTCCAGGCTGAAGCTGCCAAACTAGTGCCCATGGGCTTCACCACAGCAACAGAGTTCCACCAACGTCGAGCTGAAATCATCCAGATCTCCACTGGATCCAAAGAGCTGGACAAGCTGCTACAGGGTGAGGCTGGGATCTATGCCAGTTACCTAGATTTTTAGAACTGTTGTCATGACTCGGGACATGATTTTTGAGTTGCCCAGATGTATTTTTTGTCATCGTGTGCGTGAAaaaggctttctctctctctctcaggtgggaTAGAGACAGGCTCCATCACAGAAATGTTTGGAGAGTTCCGGACAGGAAAAACACAGCTGTGCCACACCCTTGCAGTCACCTGCCAGGTACTTGTGATGATGCCATTTTTTTCCCCCATACTAATAAAGGCAGACTTGGCTGTATACTCCTATCTCATACCAATCACATCTGCTCACAGAATATGACGATAGCACTCAGAACATTCCGTTTTTGATCTATTGTGCTTTTCCCCAACTCAGTTGCCCATTGACCAGGGTGGTGGAGAGGGAAAAGCCATGTACATTGATACAGAGGGGACCTTCAGACCAGAGAGGTTA carries:
- the LOC139415180 gene encoding DNA repair protein RAD51 homolog B, whose product is MAVRSEARVEVEEEESFGPQLLSRLEQCGISASDIKKLEDAGFHTIEAVAYAPKKELLNIKGISEAKADKVLAEAAKLVPMGFTTATEFHQRRAEIIQISTGSKELDKLLQGGIETGSITEMFGEFRTGKTQLCHTLAVTCQLPIDQGGGEGKAMYIDTEGTFRPERLLAVAERYGLVGSDVLDNVAYARAFNTDHQTQLLYQASAMMAESRYALLIVDSATALYRTDYSGRGELAARQGHLGRFLRMLLRLADEFGVAVVITNQVVAQVDGAAMFSADPKKPIGGNIMAHASTTRLYLRKGRGETRICKIYDSPCLPESEAMFAINADGVGDAKD